From the Triticum urartu cultivar G1812 chromosome 4, Tu2.1, whole genome shotgun sequence genome, the window tctccccctctcgtcgctatgcatctcctagatagatcttgcgtgagcgtaggaatttttttttgaaattgcatgctacgtttcctaAAAGTCCCTCGTAAGTCTTCTGGTCCTCCCCCGAAGCTTGTACGGTCTCTTATGTTACAGAAAAAATGCGCGTAAAATTTCATCGTGTTTGAACTTTGGTAGGTATGGTTTTTCTGCAAAataaaaacatgcaaaaaacagaaactggcactaggcactaaattaataggttagtccataAAAATAGTATAAATGACATACAAAGCATACAAAAgtgataatataataacatgaaacaatgaaaattatagatacgtttgagacgtatcaacatcccctaGCTTAATTCCTAGTCGTCCTCGAATAGGTAAATGATAATAAAAGAATGTTTTTATGttgaatgctacctaacatgtcCTTAATCAAAGATGTATTGCAGGATGAATATTGGGATAGGAGTGACTGAAGGCAATAGTCTATCAATTTGACACGAAAACAACTAATACATGAACATACCAATAAAAATCATTGCCTTTTTCAAAATAGAGATGCTAAAGAACGTGATCTCTACACACTTAATCATGGAAAGCATGGAATGCTCAGTCTTCCGAACATAATAATATCAAGTCATGAAGAACCTCGGTGCCAAACCAAGTAATTGATTCATTCTTTTCCTCGCTTCAGGATTTTAAACTTTTTGAGTGTGAGCCAAAGACTTGGCACTTTGGATGGCAAAGAGAATGATGATTAGGGTTTATAAGGAAAGACAAAAAGGTATAGGAAAGTCTTACATTAACGAGGCTTGATCATTAGGCAATGGAGAGGCCTTATAAtcgatgttaatgcaaggagtagggattgtcatgcaacgaatgcactagagctataagtgtatgaaagcacTCTTTaaatgaaactaagtgggtgtgcatccaacttttttgctcatgaagacctcaagcattttgaggaagctcgtcattgcaatatacaagccaagttctataatgtaaacaTCCCACTAGTATTATATACAAAAATGAAAATCTCGAAACTCTACATATGAAatacatggtgctactttgaagcacaagtgtggtaagagGATAGTAGTGTACCCCCTCtctcattttatttttttcctttttaatttttttaatgtCCTCATGGACCGTATCCCCTACTTTTTGAGGAATCATAAGTCTCCACCAATTCATATCCTCACAGGTAGGGGGGCACTCTaataataatgatcatcacacatttattttacttacaactcaacaactGAAAAATAATTACTATATATGAATGGCTCTTGCAATGTACcaagatgtgcaatgatctagcataagATGTATTATAAtaatgaatggtggctttgccacaaaatATCATGTCAGctctatatgatcatgcaaagcaatatgacgaATGAACACTCAAGTCATATGAATAGTAACAATGGAAGTTACATgacaatatatctcagaatggctatggaaatgccataataggtaggtatatATGGTGGCTATATTGAGGAAGgatataatgaggcttatgtgtgaaagagcgaaTCATTTCACGGAGttggatgcatcggcgaagtttgcaccatgACTCGAGATGAGAGTGAGAAATGCATGGtgccgaagaggctagcaaaatATGGATAGTTGGGAGTGCTTTAAAGTCCAAAAACTCACATTAAAAATAAAATACCCAagtacttattgcaaaagtttattagcccttgaAGCAAAGAATAACttgcatgcccctaggggggcAGGTTGCTAGGAGTTAACCATCACGCGCCCCCAATCCAAACACACAAAGGAAGTGAATCAAagataaatcatgctccaacttcctTGCTATGCCAATGACTAACACTTTCatgtagagagagagagagaccgaaagccatctagctatttCTATGGAGACGTAGGTCCTAATGGAACTACTCCATATCATCATGGAGGCAAGGTTGATGAAGATAGCCTCCCCAATGATTTTCCCCTCTGGTAGAGTACCAGAACAAGGCTCCAGATGGGATCATGCAAGAACAGAGACTTGCGGTGGTGATAAAATTGTTTCGGGTCTCACTCCAAGGGTTTAGAATATATGAGAATTTATAGGCTAGGAATTAGGGCAAACGGAGCCACAAGGGGGCCACAAGTCAGATCGGCGCGcgtaccccctgggcgcgccccctacttGTGGGTCCCTCATAAGTCTTCTGGCCCTTCCCCGAAGCTTCTAAGGTCTTTTATGTTCCATAAAAAAACCACGTAAAATTTCATTGTGTTTTGACTTTGGTAGGTGTGGTTTTTATGTGAAACAAAAAAAGtgcaaaaaacaggaactgaAACTTGGCACTAAATCAATAGGTTGGTATAGAAAAATAGTATAAAATGACATATAAAGCATACAAAAGTGATAATATAATAATATGaaagaataaaaaaattatagatacattggaaaTGTATCAGAGCACGTGTGTATTTCTCCCTATGCGAGAAGCATAAGTTCTTTTACTTCGAAAGTGCAAGTGTCTTCACCCCCATGAGATTATAAATCAGTTACACTTGAGAGCACGACATAGTAAAATTTGGAAGCACATGTAGTTCACTTTGGAAGCACAATTTCTATGGAAAAAAGTTTGTTGAAATCTATTAACACGGCCTAGTTTTGAAGACCTCGACGTGAGGAATGCTATCATAAAAATGATTTGCGATTTGGACATACAGTTCAAGAGATATATCATTTTGAAAAGGCTAATCCATGAAATAAACTCAACAAACCCATCCATTCCTCTTCCGCGTGGGAAGGAATCACAGTAGAATGCCCCACTTGTCACCATAAGAGGAGATGGAAGTGACCTATGAAAGAGATACCTCTTAACAGGAGCTTTTGAGTACCTTTTATAGAAACGAGTATATTTGGGTAGATCGTCCTTGGAGCGAGACATGGGTAATATAGATGTACAACCATTATGGAACCCAAGCCCAATAATATTCATCTAAGCCTACCAGCCCACTCAGTTCTAGTCTAGGTAGCTCAACAAGCAAAAATGTACAATATAACTAGTACCGGTGAACTAAGCCTAACTAAAATGATTAGGTTCTTTGTGGTGAAACCAATTCATTTAGGTTCAAGTCCTAAAATTGACACAAATGGTCGCATATTACTTGGATTTATTTTCTGCTTTATGATGTTATTATTTCAGCGGTATGGCATACCGTCGACTATGAGATGCATATGGCGATTTCATCAATCTCAAGATATATTGTCTCAGTCGCATGGAGATGCTTACAGAGAGAGGGTATGTGTTGATAACACTATGGCTAGATAGATCCACAAGGTAAAGAACACCAAAATTTTCTATTGTGTGCGTAGGGCACGGCCGAGCATGCAAACGTGCACTGCTCTCATGGGCCGGCCCATCACATGTTGTTTTTGGTCGAGTAGCGAAAGCTTTCATTCAGAGCCAAATGTGCCTATTGGAATGGGCTGCACCATACTTTTTTCACCTTTTTATTTTCTAAAAATTTAATTTTATAGATTCTTTTCTAAGAATCATATCACAGATTTATTTTCAAAGAAATTTTACTAcagaaaaaataaaaattaaCAAATTTAAAAGAAATGTTTAGGATTTTTAAAATTTGAAGTTTTATAAATGCTTATGaattgaaaaaatattcatgaaaaATATTTTGGTTTTCAAAATGTCCATGAGTTTGAAAAAGTAAACAGAACATGAAATATAAAAGGTAAATCactttttttttcaaatccaGATGCACGAAGCATCCGTGGACTAGGATTCTTCAAGAAACCTTGAGAAACCATGAGTTTGTCTTGCGGGTTTCGATCCTCATCGTGTTTTTCCATTTGGACGTAGTCGATGGTGCTCCGACGTAATTTCTTGCCGTCTAGGGGACGGCACCAAAACTATGCAAGGGTTCAATAACGACGACTACGACTCATGGGTGCTGGTCATTAGGGACACGTACATGAAGATTTTCCGACTGCCATCTTCCATAATTAACATCTCCCATAATTAATTAATTACATGCCTAGTTGAAAGAAATATCATAATTCTAATTGTTTACCGTCCTAGTTAATTGCATTAATGACTCTGATTCCAAATTGATTTGGCGCCACGAAAATCCCATTTAATTGCAGATAATTAATTAGACACATAATTAACCATCTGGACTATAAATTATATTGATGACCTAATTTTTAAATTTATTTTCAAATTATTTTCACATTAACTACTATGTGTGAAATGATGACATACCAACTTCAATTTAATAGTAGAGCTTATTCTCTGCGGAGAACAAAAACTGACGGTATGTTTCTACTTTCTATAAAAACTAGTAAGCgtgcacgtgcaatgcacgttcGACAATGCAATTCATTTTTGAATTTCACCTTTGCTTAATTAGTTTTATTTTTGTGATTGTTTGTTCGTCTACACCTTTTTTTCAAGTAGGTAAAGAAAAAAAATGGAAATGTCATATGTGCTATTCtcaaaaataaaaatgaaaaggAGTGTTGTGTTTTTTTAACAAATAATTATGATAAGTGTAATGTTATGCAAAATTATTCGTTTGAAAAAAAATACtctaataaatattttcagtcaATGTTTAGATCATACGTAGTGTTGTGGAAATCCCACCAGTACAAGGCTCAAATATCAAATATCATCTAATCCATCGCATGTATAAAATCTTGTAGTCCATTTTGTACCAGCAAGGTGGACGACTCGTTCCTCTGCATGCTTATGCTTCTTTCGATTCAGATTCCATCAAAAAGAAAAGTCTTCCGCTCTACAAGTAGTAGGTAGAATGCATGTAAGTGCAATCAATTCTTTTGGATTTGAAAATATCATTGTCACTCTTATGCATATCACAAAGTCTCCTCGGAAGGATTGTAAACTGACATCTCAGTTAGCTTCAGAAGGGCCTCTAGAACAAGAGTGAGGGGGAAACAGATTCACAACAAGCTACAACTAATATACTCTATATAGTTATAAAGCAAGTTAGAGGTGAACTTCTGACGGTCTTACAGATCCACACCAGAATAATCACGGGAGAAACATTAACCATATCACAGATGAGCTACAGCAAACTGAACCTTGGTAGCAAATGCAAGGCTATCAGCAAATATAACTAAGGAAGTCCTACCTTTGAATTAAATATGGACTAAAATGATATGCTTTTGTACCAATTTACACTAATCCCTATTGCAACAAATAATAATAGCTGGTACAGTTGTACACCACTAAAATTACTATTAAAATGTCACTTCAATCCAGTGCCGGGATAAAATGAAACCTTGGAACATAATCCCCCAACAGCAAAATACACATGTAAAATTGTAGTACCAAAATTGAGTTGACTGGAGATGTATTCGGATTTTTGGATGAGGCAACCTGAAGACTAACTACACTTATTTGTCAAAACACGGAACTAACTACATTCAATCTTTCGTCGTGTTCTCTTCAAATCAAGCTCAAAGATCAGAAATCAAGTCAACAATGTCAAGAAGGAAGTCTCCCTCGGAAGATGGAAATaaagaaaacaaagaaaaatgGATTAAGGGGAGGTTTAGCGGTCGGTTGCGTGACGCTAACAGAGTTGGACCGTGATTGACCACATGGAACCATAGACCGCGAGTCGGGTGAGAAATGATACATGGAAGCATGCTTGGTTAATAACTACTGTCATGCACTCGTGGAGTGCTTTTGTTGCTTCAACTCCATCTAAAGTCCTATGAATAAATACTCTAAACTCAAACTCCACCAGGTCAATAAAACGTCAGAAGTCCTAGCTACATATTTGATTCAACAGTCAATATGGACTTCAAAATGCCATTGACAGGACGACAGTACATcgaacaaaaaaattagttgctTTAGAATCCCATGCTGAAGCTTTATATGTGTTCTATGTCATGTATCTGTTCTTCTGTTCCATATCCCGAAACAAAGAAGTGTGTTTAAACTCTGCAGCATACGATCTCATGTATATGTCCTACCTATTCCATTGCCCATTTACTTTTGCATGGCCTTCTGTTCACCACAATAACTAAATTATGCCCAAAGAACTCAGTCCTCTTAATTCACAACTTGGTACACATAAAACTTACATCATGAGATAAAAAAATCAAGTGAGCGAGCACAAAAAAGCAAACAAGCAGCTACCTTAATCAATTAGAAGAACCACGATCTGACACATGAGAACATACTGATATGAAAAAGCAAGCGAGCACACTTGTAGGCAAAAGAAGCAAGCAAGCAGCCATCTTAATTAACAGTTGGACCTTGATCGGTTAGAACAATTTGGTTGACATGAGACTAATTACCTGCAGGTTTCGTGGGTGCAGCAGATCAGTTCTGCAGAGGCAGCCAGCACGTAAGTATCATGGCGGACTTGTATCTCGTTTCCAATAAAGACGGGCTATCCGGTTTAGTTAGTACCTTTGCGTCGTCTAGACTGTGGCGTGAAGTTCCATAGGCACCTATGTTGTGGCCGGTGCGTGGGCATGAACGTGAACGACGAAAAGAGGAAACTTATTACTGGCTTCTCTGACTCACGGATCAGGTTGGCGGCCACGCGCGCGACGAAAGAGGAGGGCGACAGCGTACCTAGGGCAACGGAGGAGGAGCGGCCGGCGGCAGCCTACGCTTGTGCTTCCATCAGAGGAGGAGCGGCcgccggtggcggcggcggcggtccgAGCTTGCTTTAtgtgcggcggcggcgacccACGCTCGCATCCTTCAACAGGGAGCCGTAGTCGACGCCTCCCTAGCGACGGCGAGAGACGGGGCGCTAAACCCGTGGCTGAGGACGGCAGCCTCCAGCAGGAGGTTGGAGGTGGAGGAGAGTGGTGTCTGCGCCAGGAAGATTGGGGGTGGGTGAGGGGTAGGCGGATCAGCGGCGGTTCGTCCGTGCGGCGGCCGCTCACGTCCCAACAGGCAGCGGGTTGCATCGTGTGCTCCAGTGATTAGTTTCCTGTCTTCGTGTCGCATGATTAGGGTGGTGTGGGTCGTGGAATTCCA encodes:
- the LOC125551055 gene encoding uncharacterized protein LOC125551055, with the protein product MQPAACWDVSGRRTDEPPLIRLPLTHPQSSWRRHHSPPPPTSCWRLPSSATGLAPRLSPSLGRRRLRLPVEGCERGSPPPHIKQARTAAAATGGRSSSDGSTSVGCRRPLLLRCPRCLWNFTPQSRRRKELICCTHETCRAEDFSF